GAAGCCTCAGGGGCGGCAAGCCCACTTGCCGGGCGGCCGCAAGGGAACTCCACCTATCGAAATCCACCAAGACTTGACGCGCTGTTCCAGATATTGGCTCCCCAAGGCTCCTTAGCGCGGGTCCTCCGGGGCCGCGAGGCGGGCCAGGTGCTCCCGGGCCTCCCGAGCGGGCCCCTCTGCGGCGTCGCCGGCCACCTTCTCGTACACGGCCCGGGCCTGGTCGAGCTGGCCCTGGGATTCCAGGAGGCGCCCGGCCCGGAGGAAGGCGCCTGCCACCTCGGAATCGCTCAAAGGATAGAGATAACCGATCCGGAGGTAGGTTTCCAGGGCTTCCTGCCCGCGCCCGGCGGCCTCCAGGGCGCGGCCCAGGATCTGAAAGGCCCGCAGCCCTTCGGGGCTCGTCCCCATCTCGGCTGCCGCGGCAAGGGGCTCGGCTGCGGCGTCGGGCCGGCCCGCGAGGAGAAGCACCTCGCCCAGGTCGGCGAGCACGGCCTGGCGCAGAAGGGCCGGGGAGGCGGCGCATTCCTCCAGGGCGGTCCGCAGCCGCGCTTCCGCGCCCGCCCAGTCCAGGAGGGCCCGCGCGGCCCCCGCCCCACTGCGCCGCGCCCTGCAGCGCTCCTCTGCGCGGGTTCGGCGGGCCAGCTCGTCCCAGGCCTCCCGGGCGGCGTCGGCAGGCCCCTGGCGCTCGAAGAGCCGGGCCAGCTCCCGCAGGGCGGCCAGCCCCACGGAGCCCTCGCCGGCGGAAAGGGGCTCGAGGAGCTCCCGGGCCGGCCCCCATTCCCCGGCCTGGAGGTGGCTGCGGGCTGCCTCCAGGCGGGCCTCCGCGGCCCGGTCCCCTTCCGGGGCGAGGGCGGCGGCGCGCCG
The genomic region above belongs to Thermodesulfobacteriota bacterium and contains:
- a CDS encoding tetratricopeptide repeat protein → RRAAALAPEGDRAAEARLEAARSHLQAGEWGPARELLEPLSAGEGSVGLAALRELARLFERQGPADAAREAWDELARRTRAEERCRARRSGAGAARALLDWAGAEARLRTALEECAASPALLRQAVLADLGEVLLLAGRPDAAAEPLAAAAEMGTSPEGLRAFQILGRALEAAGRGQEALETYLRIGYLYPLSDSEVAGAFLRAGRLLESQGQLDQARAVYEKVAGDAAEGPAREAREHLARLAAPEDPR